A single window of Nicotiana tomentosiformis chromosome 1, ASM39032v3, whole genome shotgun sequence DNA harbors:
- the LOC138907852 gene encoding uncharacterized mitochondrial protein AtMg00810-like has product MDALEGNKTWELVTLAVGKKAISSRTVISIATSKNWFLYQMDVNNAFLQGDLYEKLTTVLLEAGYCQSPHDHSLFTKKQEGNIVIILIYVDDILITGSCKDLIDEAKQTLYNNFKVKDLGELKYFLGIEVLRSQKGILLNQKKYALELVLNVGLSGAKPVSTPLEANTKLTTTEYDSLTGCTYDPLLEDINSYQKLVGKLIYLTITRPNIYFTIQVLSQFMQQPKRSYWDATLRVIRYIKGCPGLGISMSENSTTQLTAFCDADWAACPNTRRSGYAI; this is encoded by the exons ATGGATGCATTGGAAGGCAACAAGACTTGGGAGCTAGTGACACTAGCAGTTGGGAAGAAAGCCATAAGCTCCAG gACAGTAATCAGTATAGCAACTTCAAAGAATTGGTTCTTGTATCAAATGGATGTCAATAATGCTTTCCTTCAAGGAGACTTATATGAGAAG CTTACCACTGTTCTATTGGAAGCTGGATACTGTCAAAGTCCACATGACCATTCACTATTCACTAAGAAACAAGAAGGCAACATTGTGATTATCCTaatatatgtggatgatatactAATCACTGGTAGTTGCAAGGATTTAATTGATGAGGCAAAACAAACTCTGTACAATAATTTCAAAGTGAAGGATTTAGGTGAGCTCAAGTACTTCCTGGGAATTGAAGTGCTCAGGTCACAAAAAGGGATACTTCTTAATCAAAAGAAGTATGCTCTAGAATTAGTGCTTAATGTGGGCTTAAGTGGTGCAAAGCCAGTGTCCACACCTCTTGAGGCCAACACTAAGTTGACTACTACAGAATATGATTCGCTGACTGGATGCACATATGATCCTTTACTGGAGGACATCAACAGCTATCAAAAGTTAGTGGGAAAGTTGATTTATCTAACAATAACAAGGCCAAATATCTACTTCACAATTCAAGTCCTTAGCCAATTCATGCAACAACCAAAGAGGTCATATTGGGATGCAACATTAAGAGTGATTAGATACATTAAAGGATGCCCAGGCTTAGGGATATCCATGTCTGAGAACTCCACAACTCAGTTGACTGCATTCTGTGATGCAGACTGGGCTGCATGCCCTAACACTAGGCGCTCAGGTTATGCCATCTAA